GGGGTGTCTCAGCTTCGCCGGGGTGAATCCCGAACCGTTCGGGCTGCCGGAGTTCCTCGAACGGGTGCAGGCCCGGGCGGCGGTGGAGCTCCAGGCGGCGACCGACGGCGCCCGCGCCGTGTTCGACACGTTGCGGGAGACGATCAGCGCCAAGGAGTACGGGGACTTCATCGACCAGTTGCCGCAGGACTTCTGGCAGCTGACCGGGCCGTCGGTCAACCGGATGGAAACCCGCCGGGTCGGCACCTGATCGGGGGACCGGCGGGATCACCGCCGCAACCGGATCTCGGCCGGTTCGCGGTCG
This sequence is a window from Micromonospora sp. NBRC 110009. Protein-coding genes within it:
- a CDS encoding DUF2267 domain-containing protein — protein: MNHTEFIQLVAAKPQMSPAQAEPITRATLETLAERITGGQARDLASQLPQELKGCLSFAGVNPEPFGLPEFLERVQARAAVELQAATDGARAVFDTLRETISAKEYGDFIDQLPQDFWQLTGPSVNRMETRRVGT